From one Phorcysia thermohydrogeniphila genomic stretch:
- a CDS encoding glycosyltransferase family 2 protein, translating to MSVLIPTYNRPKLLRRALLSVLRQTTLPDEVIILDDNPKSTDNYEAVKDLIEQYCWLIRYEKNERNLGVVESYLKLLKLAKYEYVKFLADDDWLHPEALEKMKGVLDKFREVALVSSRRIPVNEDEECLLGVKAAEPLCEEDQILDGKEIIKKSFVDLRNYVGEFSTFMFRKSLLDINPFHFCGLRFRANADWILWSYLLTKGKLFYFSQPLSFFTVHSRQDQANLDVQLAGLRERVELILNEQIHRMLNVSLTLREIAQAVEKLILEVKLLVSRGSGKEEESLIRSFLERYSEKLCSNRSSKRLCGRPSFSVIVVTYNSSSTIEKLLSSLKSSLMQNDEVIIIDNNSQDETFALVKRFIEREKLKNFRILKMEKNFGYAKAVNEGVKVSRNDYLVFVNPDTVLPDSWTEIVYENLKDDKVGAVGALSNFVLSPQHLVRFSNFSWILKGKEIVKYINLVNEHLNNLYGKDSEEKKLLVGFFLATKREVFEKVGGFDEELFLGMDDLDYSLKVRKIGLKLLLPKNLFVYHEGHVSFKKNRESEKHKKLTENIFAEKLIKKYGFGNVPTPEELWGEEDTLYFDAFVPIGSKYKFMFRFSDKKVDFQQVAKEIARRPKVGIVTVSYYSSNDLELMAESLKKMSYQEFEWYIVDHSENEEEVKNLRKVLSTLPSEKVFLFTRENKGYAAGVNFGVEKALENNCEYIWILNPDVVVEEDTLLELLKTLLFTDVPVVTCKIRDLVEKDKLQYDGFKVSYTPFPDYLHRIRKVRFLSGANIFATAEVLKTVKFDERYFLYFEDNDFMEKLLKRGIVPLYTPYTSVYHKNKKKSFLTSPLEVYYFFRNHIFYSIRSGSLPAFEKAINDVLAFYKNSFTQKRRIKALVAAIYDGVFGFLGKRDSLSHVPSSKKRVELLREYLEIRKVSKVLALEKGRDYLLTRPRDVEVFSKYLNDAFLLVAYSGERVYR from the coding sequence GTGAGTGTTTTGATACCTACTTATAATAGACCTAAGCTTTTACGTAGGGCTCTTCTTTCTGTTTTGAGACAAACTACGCTTCCAGATGAGGTTATTATCTTGGATGATAATCCTAAATCTACGGATAACTACGAGGCTGTTAAGGATCTTATAGAGCAATACTGTTGGCTTATAAGATACGAAAAGAATGAGAGGAATCTCGGAGTTGTAGAGAGCTACTTAAAACTTCTTAAGCTGGCTAAGTATGAATATGTGAAGTTTCTTGCAGATGATGACTGGTTGCATCCTGAGGCTTTGGAAAAAATGAAGGGTGTTTTAGATAAATTCAGGGAGGTAGCTCTTGTTTCTTCTCGGAGAATTCCAGTAAATGAGGATGAGGAATGCCTGTTAGGTGTAAAGGCTGCTGAACCTTTATGTGAGGAGGACCAGATTTTAGATGGAAAAGAAATTATAAAGAAATCGTTTGTTGATTTGAGAAACTATGTTGGAGAATTTTCTACTTTTATGTTTAGGAAGTCTCTTTTAGATATAAATCCTTTTCACTTCTGTGGTTTAAGATTTAGAGCCAATGCAGATTGGATTTTATGGTCATATTTGTTGACGAAGGGAAAACTTTTTTATTTTTCGCAACCTTTGTCCTTTTTTACTGTTCATTCAAGACAAGATCAGGCCAATTTGGATGTTCAGCTTGCAGGATTAAGGGAACGTGTTGAGCTTATTTTGAACGAGCAGATACATCGCATGCTTAACGTTTCTTTGACTTTACGAGAAATTGCTCAGGCAGTTGAAAAATTGATATTGGAGGTAAAGCTCTTAGTTTCAAGAGGTTCTGGGAAGGAAGAAGAGAGCCTTATAAGGTCTTTTTTGGAGAGATATTCGGAAAAGTTATGTTCAAATAGGAGTAGTAAGAGGTTATGTGGGCGTCCTTCCTTCTCTGTAATAGTGGTTACTTACAACTCGTCTTCAACTATTGAAAAGTTGTTGAGCTCTTTAAAATCTTCGTTAATGCAAAATGATGAAGTGATAATTATTGACAATAATTCGCAAGATGAAACTTTTGCTTTGGTAAAGAGGTTTATAGAAAGAGAAAAACTTAAAAACTTTAGAATTTTAAAAATGGAAAAGAATTTTGGTTATGCTAAAGCTGTTAATGAGGGAGTAAAAGTTTCAAGGAACGATTACTTGGTTTTTGTTAATCCTGATACAGTATTGCCAGATAGTTGGACAGAGATTGTCTATGAGAACTTGAAGGATGATAAAGTAGGGGCGGTAGGCGCTCTATCAAATTTCGTTTTGAGTCCTCAGCATTTAGTGAGGTTCTCTAACTTTAGCTGGATTCTCAAAGGAAAAGAGATAGTGAAATACATAAACTTGGTAAATGAACACTTGAATAACTTGTATGGAAAGGACAGTGAGGAGAAGAAACTTCTTGTTGGTTTCTTCTTAGCAACGAAAAGAGAAGTTTTTGAGAAGGTGGGAGGCTTTGATGAAGAGCTCTTTTTAGGGATGGACGATTTAGATTATTCTCTAAAAGTGAGAAAGATAGGTTTAAAGCTTCTTCTTCCTAAGAATCTTTTTGTTTACCACGAGGGACATGTTTCCTTTAAGAAAAACAGGGAAAGTGAAAAGCACAAGAAATTGACGGAAAATATCTTTGCTGAAAAGTTAATAAAGAAGTACGGTTTCGGAAATGTACCCACGCCGGAAGAGCTATGGGGAGAGGAAGATACTCTCTATTTTGATGCTTTTGTCCCGATAGGTTCTAAGTATAAGTTCATGTTCAGATTTTCTGATAAAAAGGTAGATTTTCAACAGGTAGCGAAAGAGATTGCGAGAAGGCCAAAAGTAGGTATCGTTACCGTGTCCTACTATTCTTCAAATGACTTGGAGTTGATGGCGGAAAGCTTGAAAAAAATGTCCTATCAGGAGTTTGAGTGGTACATAGTTGACCATTCAGAGAATGAGGAAGAGGTAAAGAATTTAAGGAAGGTTTTATCAACCTTGCCTTCAGAAAAGGTTTTTCTGTTCACAAGAGAAAATAAAGGATATGCTGCTGGGGTAAACTTTGGAGTTGAAAAAGCTTTAGAGAATAATTGTGAGTACATCTGGATATTGAATCCTGATGTAGTAGTTGAAGAAGATACTTTACTTGAGTTGCTAAAGACACTTCTTTTTACCGATGTTCCAGTGGTAACTTGCAAAATAAGGGATTTAGTTGAAAAGGATAAACTTCAGTATGATGGGTTTAAGGTTTCATATACTCCTTTTCCTGACTATCTTCATCGTATACGAAAGGTTAGGTTTTTATCTGGAGCTAATATTTTTGCCACAGCCGAAGTCTTAAAGACTGTTAAGTTTGATGAGAGATATTTCTTATATTTTGAGGATAATGATTTCATGGAAAAGCTGCTAAAACGAGGGATAGTGCCTCTATATACTCCCTATACATCTGTTTATCATAAAAATAAAAAGAAAAGTTTCTTAACATCGCCCTTAGAAGTTTACTACTTCTTCAGAAATCACATTTTCTATTCTATAAGGAGCGGTAGTTTACCAGCATTTGAGAAAGCTATTAATGATGTCTTGGCCTTTTATAAGAATTCTTTTACCCAGAAGAGAAGAATAAAGGCTTTGGTCGCAGCTATTTATGATGGTGTGTTCGGTTTCTTGGGGAAGAGAGATTCTCTTTCTCATGTTCCCAGTTCTAAGAAAAGAGTTGAACTCTTGAGAGAGTACTTAGAGATAAGAAAGGTGAGCAAAGTTTTAGCGTTAGAGAAAGGGAGAGACTATCTGCTTACCCGTCCTCGTGATGTAGAGGTGTTTTCTAAGTACTTAAATGATGCTTTTCTTCTTGTAGCTTATTCAGGAGAAAGAGTTTATAGATGA
- the purC gene encoding phosphoribosylaminoimidazolesuccinocarboxamide synthase, which yields MEKREKLYEGKAKVLYTTDSENLLVQYFKDDTTAFDGAKKEVLEDKGVINCAISTVIFEYLEKHGVRTHFVERLSPREMLVKRCEIIPVEVVVRNVAAGSFCRRYGVEEGTPLKEPLVEYFYKSDELHDPMVCPNHVYLFGWATREELGQMTKAALEVNELLKKFFDEIDILLVDFKLEFGRHNGEVILADEITPDSCRLWDKSTMEVLDKDRFRKDMGKVVESYKEVYRRIMERYERVEE from the coding sequence ATGGAGAAGAGAGAGAAACTCTACGAAGGAAAGGCCAAGGTTCTCTATACTACAGACAGCGAAAACCTTCTCGTTCAGTACTTTAAGGACGACACCACAGCCTTTGACGGAGCTAAAAAGGAAGTCCTTGAAGATAAGGGCGTAATCAACTGTGCAATCTCAACCGTAATCTTTGAATACCTAGAGAAGCACGGAGTAAGGACTCACTTTGTAGAGAGGCTCTCCCCAAGGGAAATGCTCGTAAAGAGGTGCGAAATCATTCCCGTTGAGGTCGTCGTAAGGAACGTTGCCGCCGGAAGTTTCTGTCGTCGCTACGGAGTTGAGGAGGGAACTCCTTTAAAGGAACCTCTCGTAGAGTACTTCTACAAGTCCGACGAGCTCCACGACCCGATGGTCTGCCCCAACCACGTTTACCTCTTTGGCTGGGCAACAAGGGAAGAGCTCGGACAGATGACAAAGGCAGCCCTTGAGGTAAACGAGCTCCTCAAAAAGTTCTTTGACGAGATAGACATACTCCTCGTTGACTTTAAGCTTGAGTTCGGTAGACACAACGGAGAGGTAATCCTCGCAGACGAGATTACGCCAGACTCCTGTAGGCTCTGGGATAAATCCACAATGGAAGTTCTTGATAAGGACAGGTTCAGGAAGGACATGGGTAAAGTTGTAGAGAGCTACAAGGAGGTTTACAGGAGGATTATGGAGAGGTACGAAAGGGTGGAGGAGTAA
- a CDS encoding glycosyltransferase family 2 protein, with protein MKISACIIAKNEEKNLPRLLKSLKGKFDEIVLVDTGSTDRTKEIAKSYGCKVVEHEWNGFADARNRAVKEASGDWLWHFDADFELEDLEFKKALSAMQRAPKEVDAFAIGVKNFGRNGEIKAISSHIFIHRAGIEWKGKVHESPKAKLVIGIPVFVNHYGYADPKLLFKKGERNLNLLLEELQELPKGSKEYNYKLFFLVQTYNLLSAKDKSYLSKALSAAEEFLRAAKDNFSDYGFFLVYMYNYYLQLLWKTNRRKEAEKILNHVFSLNINLPEFFFFAYKIFREKGNSAKAFDYILQVAKQLDIINSNPFVSSWGNASECLPAFENEILTPPFSISSKNMEKLREEWKKNKGRNLGLLLYWFEANKTEKIKILRKLSLRYGDSFIYKLFLLNKLQEEKHHLST; from the coding sequence ATGAAAATCTCTGCCTGCATAATAGCAAAGAACGAAGAGAAGAACCTTCCAAGGCTCTTAAAGTCTCTGAAAGGCAAGTTTGATGAAATAGTTCTTGTAGACACAGGCTCTACAGACAGGACTAAAGAAATAGCAAAATCTTACGGCTGTAAAGTTGTTGAACACGAGTGGAACGGATTTGCAGATGCAAGGAACAGGGCCGTCAAAGAGGCATCAGGTGACTGGCTCTGGCACTTTGATGCCGACTTTGAACTTGAGGATTTAGAGTTTAAAAAAGCACTCTCTGCTATGCAGAGAGCCCCCAAAGAAGTAGACGCCTTCGCAATAGGAGTGAAAAATTTCGGAAGGAACGGAGAGATAAAGGCTATATCTTCCCACATTTTCATTCACAGAGCCGGAATAGAGTGGAAAGGTAAAGTCCACGAAAGTCCCAAAGCAAAACTCGTCATAGGAATTCCCGTTTTCGTTAACCACTACGGTTACGCTGATCCAAAACTACTTTTTAAAAAAGGTGAAAGAAACCTTAACCTTCTCCTAGAAGAACTACAAGAACTCCCCAAAGGTTCCAAAGAATACAACTACAAGCTTTTCTTTCTCGTTCAAACATACAACCTCTTATCTGCAAAGGATAAATCTTACCTCTCAAAAGCTCTCTCAGCAGCTGAAGAATTCCTCAGAGCTGCCAAAGACAACTTCTCCGACTATGGCTTTTTCCTCGTATATATGTACAATTATTACCTGCAACTTCTATGGAAAACCAATCGTAGAAAAGAAGCAGAGAAAATCCTAAATCATGTCTTCTCACTTAACATTAACCTCCCAGAATTCTTCTTCTTCGCCTATAAAATTTTCAGAGAAAAAGGAAATTCTGCAAAGGCTTTTGACTATATACTACAAGTAGCAAAACAATTAGACATAATTAATTCCAATCCCTTTGTTTCCTCGTGGGGAAATGCTTCAGAATGTTTACCAGCATTTGAGAACGAAATCCTCACTCCCCCATTTTCTATTTCCTCCAAGAATATGGAAAAGCTTCGGGAAGAATGGAAGAAAAACAAAGGAAGAAATTTAGGTCTCCTCCTCTACTGGTTTGAGGCAAACAAAACTGAGAAGATAAAAATCTTACGGAAGCTATCCCTTAGGTATGGAGACTCCTTCATCTATAAACTCTTTCTCCTGAATAAGCTACAAGAAGAAAAGCATCATTTAAGTACTTAG
- the ribD gene encoding bifunctional diaminohydroxyphosphoribosylaminopyrimidine deaminase/5-amino-6-(5-phosphoribosylamino)uracil reductase RibD has protein sequence MATPEDEKFMRLAVKEAYRGKGKTLPNPAVGAVIVKDGKVISTGYHERAGLPHAESIAIDRAGERAKGATLYVTLEPCNHYGRTPPCSEKIIKAGIKRVVVGVRDPNPVASGGIERLRKAGIEVEVGVLKKKCFELIDDFLVNIKEKRPFVSLKLASTLDGLIADKRGNSKWITSEESRKLVHKLRSYHNAVMVGIGTVLKDDPLLNVRYFKVNSQPKAIVVDRDLKIPVNCRLIKERAEELIIVTAQESLLSYKANILKDLGVKILPVSVSGSELNLLETLRALRESFGIFSIMCEGGAKLAWNLLKAGLIDKYHLFYAPKILGGSEGIPMFQGSFGDISGALKLKTFSIKPVNEDIHIKLYTPKLYNTYMEL, from the coding sequence GTGGCCACGCCTGAAGATGAAAAGTTTATGCGCCTTGCCGTCAAAGAAGCCTACAGGGGAAAGGGGAAAACCCTCCCAAACCCTGCCGTCGGTGCAGTAATCGTTAAGGACGGAAAAGTAATCTCAACAGGATACCACGAGAGGGCCGGACTTCCCCACGCCGAAAGCATCGCAATAGATAGAGCAGGAGAACGGGCTAAAGGAGCAACCCTCTACGTAACCTTAGAGCCCTGCAACCACTACGGAAGAACTCCCCCTTGTAGCGAGAAAATAATAAAGGCCGGCATAAAGAGGGTAGTTGTTGGCGTTAGAGACCCCAACCCAGTTGCCTCTGGTGGAATAGAACGTTTAAGAAAAGCAGGCATAGAAGTTGAAGTAGGTGTTTTAAAAAAAAAGTGCTTTGAGCTGATAGACGACTTCTTGGTCAACATCAAAGAGAAACGTCCTTTTGTTTCATTAAAGCTTGCCTCAACCCTTGATGGCCTAATCGCCGACAAGAGAGGAAACTCAAAGTGGATAACCTCTGAAGAGTCAAGGAAACTCGTCCATAAACTCCGAAGTTACCACAACGCCGTTATGGTCGGAATTGGAACTGTCCTAAAGGACGACCCTCTTCTAAACGTCCGTTACTTTAAGGTAAACAGCCAACCAAAGGCGATAGTTGTAGATAGAGACTTAAAAATTCCCGTCAACTGCCGATTAATAAAAGAGAGGGCGGAGGAGTTAATAATCGTTACAGCCCAAGAATCCCTTCTATCTTACAAGGCAAACATTCTGAAGGATTTAGGAGTTAAAATCTTGCCGGTATCCGTCAGTGGTAGTGAGCTAAACCTCTTAGAAACGCTGAGAGCTCTCAGGGAGAGTTTCGGCATTTTCTCTATCATGTGTGAAGGTGGAGCTAAGCTGGCTTGGAACCTCCTAAAAGCAGGGCTTATTGATAAGTATCACCTCTTCTACGCTCCCAAGATTTTAGGTGGAAGCGAAGGAATCCCCATGTTTCAGGGTTCTTTCGGCGACATATCAGGAGCTCTCAAACTTAAAACTTTTTCCATAAAACCTGTAAATGAGGACATTCACATAAAACTTTACACTCCTAAACTCTACAACACCTACATGGAACTATAA
- the purF gene encoding amidophosphoribosyltransferase, with the protein MKEYCGIFGIYDNPNAAYYTYLGLYALQHRGQESAGIAVTDGKRITYYRDFGLVSSVFKSDSLKKLTGHTAIGHNRYSTSGASDSPDNIQPIVVSYKYGQLAIAHNGNLVNALELREKLEEEGSIFRGTTDSEVIVHLIVKSRKKKFLEKLIDALSKLKGAYSLLVMTNKKLIAARDPWGFRPLCMGELNGSPVFASETCAFDLIGARYIRDVEPGEIVVVENGKVSSLRLPGSEKCKKSQCIFEFIYFARPDSRIFGKSVYEVRKEFGRILAREYPVEADLVIPVPDSGVVPALGYSQESGIPFEMGLIRNHYVGRTFIKPEQKMRDIGVKVKLNPIPELLKGKRIVVIDDSIVRGTTSRKIIRMLREAGAKEVHMRISSPPTKWPCYFGIDTPTRDQLIASSYSVEEICKFIEADSLGYLSLEGMLEATCGSREEFCTACFDGKYPVDVPERIVEQSKKK; encoded by the coding sequence ATGAAGGAGTACTGCGGCATTTTCGGTATATACGATAACCCTAACGCCGCCTACTACACCTACTTGGGGCTCTACGCCCTCCAGCACAGGGGGCAGGAGAGCGCTGGTATAGCTGTAACGGACGGTAAGCGGATTACCTACTATAGGGACTTTGGTCTCGTCTCTTCCGTCTTTAAGAGCGATAGCCTTAAAAAGCTTACAGGCCACACTGCCATTGGCCACAACAGGTATTCAACCTCTGGGGCTTCGGACTCTCCTGACAACATACAGCCAATCGTTGTCTCTTACAAGTACGGTCAGCTGGCCATTGCCCATAACGGTAACCTTGTAAACGCGCTGGAGCTCCGCGAAAAGTTAGAGGAAGAGGGCTCAATCTTTAGGGGAACTACGGACTCTGAAGTAATCGTTCACCTGATAGTCAAGTCAAGGAAGAAGAAGTTCCTTGAAAAGCTAATAGATGCCCTCTCTAAGCTTAAGGGTGCTTACTCCCTCCTCGTTATGACAAATAAGAAGTTAATTGCTGCGAGAGATCCTTGGGGATTTCGCCCCTTGTGTATGGGAGAGCTCAACGGCAGTCCCGTTTTTGCCTCTGAAACCTGCGCCTTTGACCTGATAGGGGCAAGGTATATCAGGGACGTAGAGCCGGGGGAGATAGTCGTAGTTGAAAACGGGAAGGTTAGCAGTCTACGTCTTCCGGGAAGCGAAAAGTGTAAGAAGTCCCAGTGTATCTTTGAGTTCATCTACTTTGCAAGGCCAGACAGCCGTATATTTGGAAAGAGCGTTTATGAAGTGAGGAAAGAGTTTGGAAGGATATTGGCGAGGGAGTACCCCGTAGAGGCAGACCTCGTTATTCCCGTTCCCGATTCTGGCGTAGTTCCGGCTCTCGGCTACTCTCAGGAAAGTGGCATTCCCTTTGAGATGGGGCTCATAAGAAACCACTACGTTGGAAGGACATTCATAAAGCCTGAGCAGAAGATGAGGGACATTGGGGTAAAGGTTAAGCTTAACCCCATTCCGGAGCTCCTAAAAGGTAAGAGAATAGTTGTCATAGACGACTCCATTGTGAGAGGAACGACGAGCAGGAAAATTATCAGGATGCTCAGGGAAGCTGGAGCAAAGGAAGTTCACATGAGAATCAGCTCTCCCCCTACAAAGTGGCCCTGTTACTTCGGTATAGACACTCCAACGAGGGACCAGCTTATAGCCTCTTCCTACTCTGTAGAGGAGATATGTAAGTTCATAGAGGCCGACAGCCTTGGATACCTCTCCTTAGAGGGGATGCTTGAAGCTACCTGTGGAAGTAGAGAGGAGTTCTGTACCGCCTGCTTTGACGGCAAGTACCCTGTAGACGTTCCTGAAAGGATAGTGGAGCAGTCAAAGAAAAAGTAG
- a CDS encoding class I SAM-dependent methyltransferase, with amino-acid sequence MQLKDLFLQHDNYVTDKWEGYIEFYEEIFSPFREKPIRLLEIGIQNGGSLEIWKKYFTKAKLIVGCDINDKCHELRFSYPVKTVIGDSCSDTTYEKIKTLSKEFDIIIDDASHTADNIICNFIRYFSLLTENGIYIVEDLHCSYWRNFNPIPGKISSIEFFKTIVDIIHYEFCDTSLRDRLKRKLHKFIEITHSEVDIDNYLEFILQNVESITFRNSLCIIKRGRNSLGKRIISGRVAKVDEGVLFIEG; translated from the coding sequence ATGCAGCTTAAAGATCTTTTCCTTCAACATGATAACTACGTTACAGACAAATGGGAAGGTTACATTGAATTTTACGAAGAAATATTCTCCCCTTTTAGGGAAAAACCAATACGTCTGCTGGAAATTGGTATTCAAAATGGAGGCTCTCTGGAGATTTGGAAGAAGTATTTCACCAAAGCTAAGCTAATAGTTGGATGTGATATAAACGATAAATGCCATGAACTAAGATTTTCGTACCCAGTTAAAACCGTCATTGGCGATAGTTGTTCAGACACTACCTATGAAAAAATCAAAACATTAAGTAAGGAATTTGACATTATTATTGATGACGCCTCACACACTGCAGACAATATTATCTGCAACTTTATAAGATATTTCAGCTTACTTACAGAAAATGGTATATATATCGTTGAAGACCTCCACTGCTCATACTGGAGGAATTTCAACCCCATACCGGGCAAAATCTCATCAATAGAGTTCTTCAAAACCATTGTTGACATAATTCACTACGAGTTTTGCGACACCAGCCTAAGGGATAGGTTAAAGAGAAAGCTACATAAGTTCATAGAGATAACACATTCGGAGGTTGACATAGATAACTACTTAGAGTTCATCTTGCAAAACGTGGAATCCATAACCTTTAGAAACAGTTTATGCATCATTAAAAGAGGAAGAAACTCCTTAGGAAAGAGAATTATATCAGGAAGAGTTGCAAAAGTTGATGAAGGGGTGTTATTTATAGAAGGGTAG
- a CDS encoding tetratricopeptide repeat protein produces the protein MEKVSLLVLSESEPKEEFLEAINENADFIHEVIFSGEESDVELDCPVKFLGLKGEPKGKIRNALVESANSENLLFVSSSTILEEDAIEELLEERESTGADIVFPNIIFHVGGKEEVKNFEQPFEKELNLVASLSIEDYVPEWGILTSKSVVEKGKGFDSSLGDYDFYDFLYRNIRWLKVRLAELTYVTQKIEDSFIDTSWRSYVLRKRVLQDFDWEKELFPFLSWHEKPEAAEATALTIIGNKLSNYYDFFNATDFYRRALLKFHNQESLRCLINALKTMGLFEEAKELLSPEQGVSEETISSEKQLIENIESIIKELEKAVEDGKVYEVITAIQDVVSVYEGAPIYNILGVLSWIQKKEEEAYRFFFKAVTINPINQDYLFNLASVAKRLKREEEVKKLIQILVGDLNL, from the coding sequence GTGGAAAAGGTTTCTCTCCTCGTTTTAAGCGAAAGTGAACCAAAGGAAGAGTTCTTAGAGGCCATAAACGAAAATGCCGATTTTATCCACGAAGTCATATTCTCTGGAGAGGAAAGTGACGTTGAGCTTGACTGTCCTGTAAAGTTCCTCGGACTAAAAGGAGAACCGAAAGGAAAGATAAGGAACGCCCTCGTTGAGTCTGCCAATTCAGAGAACCTACTCTTTGTTTCCTCTTCCACCATACTGGAAGAAGACGCCATTGAGGAGCTCTTAGAGGAAAGAGAGTCAACCGGAGCAGATATAGTTTTCCCCAATATTATCTTTCATGTTGGAGGAAAAGAGGAAGTTAAGAACTTTGAACAGCCCTTTGAAAAGGAGCTAAACCTCGTTGCAAGCCTTTCTATAGAGGACTACGTGCCTGAGTGGGGCATCCTGACGTCTAAGTCCGTAGTAGAAAAAGGTAAAGGCTTTGATAGCTCCTTAGGTGACTACGATTTCTACGACTTCCTCTACAGAAACATCCGCTGGCTAAAAGTAAGGTTAGCAGAACTTACCTACGTTACCCAGAAAATTGAGGATTCTTTCATAGATACCTCTTGGAGGAGCTACGTCCTGAGGAAAAGGGTTCTTCAGGATTTTGACTGGGAAAAGGAGCTCTTTCCGTTCCTTTCATGGCACGAAAAGCCAGAAGCTGCAGAAGCTACAGCTTTAACGATTATAGGGAATAAACTCTCAAACTACTACGACTTCTTCAACGCCACCGACTTTTACAGGAGAGCTCTTCTTAAGTTCCACAACCAAGAGAGCCTAAGGTGTCTAATCAACGCCCTTAAAACGATGGGGCTCTTTGAAGAGGCAAAGGAGCTCCTATCCCCTGAGCAGGGAGTCTCTGAAGAGACCATCTCAAGCGAGAAACAGCTCATAGAGAACATTGAGTCCATAATAAAGGAACTGGAAAAGGCCGTTGAAGACGGGAAAGTTTACGAGGTTATAACCGCCATTCAGGACGTGGTCTCTGTTTACGAGGGAGCTCCCATCTACAACATCCTTGGGGTCTTAAGCTGGATTCAGAAAAAGGAAGAAGAAGCCTACCGTTTCTTCTTCAAGGCGGTAACGATAAATCCAATAAACCAAGACTACCTCTTCAACTTGGCTTCCGTAGCTAAACGCCTCAAAAGGGAAGAAGAGGTTAAAAAGCTAATCCAAATATTAGTAGGAGACTTAAATCTCTAA
- the trpS gene encoding tryptophan--tRNA ligase, protein MEREVLVANVDKEMKIALEKYEEPKDIKRVLSGMRPTGKLHLGNYFGALKTWIELQDRAECFFFIADWHAITTSYHDTSALSENTVEMMADWLAAGLSPQKATLFIQSFVKEHAELHLLLSMITPVRWLERNPTYKEMMENLKDRELATYGFLGYPVLQTADIVIYKADTVPVGIDQLPHLELSREITRRFNRFFGNIFPEPRPFLSKAPKLPGLDGRKMSKSYGNCIYLSDSEEEVNKKVRSMVTDPARVRKTDPGHPEVCSVYAYHKIFTPEEKVEELEEACRKGEIGCVQCKKELAKNLNAFLQPIREKRIEFLRKRDELIDVFVEGSKKAREVARQTMEEVRRAMNFLSV, encoded by the coding sequence ATGGAGAGAGAGGTTCTGGTTGCAAACGTTGACAAGGAGATGAAAATCGCCCTTGAAAAGTACGAAGAGCCGAAGGACATAAAGAGAGTCCTTTCTGGAATGAGACCAACCGGAAAGCTCCACCTTGGTAACTACTTTGGAGCGCTAAAGACGTGGATAGAGCTTCAGGATAGAGCCGAGTGCTTCTTCTTTATAGCCGACTGGCACGCAATAACCACCTCCTACCACGATACAAGCGCCCTCTCTGAGAACACCGTAGAGATGATGGCCGACTGGCTTGCTGCCGGCCTCTCTCCCCAGAAAGCCACCCTTTTCATCCAGTCCTTTGTGAAGGAGCACGCAGAGCTCCACCTCCTTTTAAGCATGATTACGCCCGTAAGGTGGCTTGAGAGGAATCCAACCTACAAAGAGATGATGGAAAACCTTAAGGACAGAGAGCTTGCCACCTACGGCTTCTTAGGTTACCCAGTCCTTCAGACTGCCGACATCGTGATTTACAAAGCCGACACCGTCCCCGTCGGTATAGACCAGCTTCCTCACTTGGAACTTTCAAGGGAGATAACAAGGCGCTTTAACAGGTTCTTTGGCAACATATTCCCCGAGCCAAGGCCTTTCCTCTCAAAAGCGCCCAAACTCCCCGGCCTTGACGGCAGGAAGATGAGTAAATCCTACGGCAACTGTATCTACCTCTCAGACTCAGAAGAGGAGGTAAACAAAAAGGTAAGGAGCATGGTTACAGACCCTGCAAGGGTTAGGAAAACAGACCCCGGTCATCCAGAGGTCTGCTCCGTCTACGCCTACCACAAGATATTTACACCAGAAGAAAAGGTTGAAGAGCTTGAAGAAGCCTGCAGGAAAGGGGAAATCGGCTGCGTTCAGTGTAAGAAAGAGCTGGCGAAGAACCTCAACGCCTTCCTCCAGCCTATAAGGGAGAAGAGGATAGAGTTCCTAAGGAAGAGGGACGAGCTAATAGACGTCTTCGTTGAAGGCTCAAAGAAAGCAAGAGAAGTTGCAAGGCAAACGATGGAGGAAGTTAGAAGGGCGATGAACTTTCTATCTGTATAG